The genomic interval GAAAGTGATTATGATGATTTTGTCAAATTTAGCGAAGATGAAGTAAAAAAAGATTTTGATAAGATGAAAAAGTTTTTAAAAACACTTGAAGAATTTATTATTAAAGAGATTGAAAATTCATAATGAAGGAATGAAACCTTGAAAACGGATTCTATCGGAGAAATTCTTTCACTTATCCTTTTCAACGGTTGGAAGATATGAAATGAAAGAATTAAGGAATAAAAGAATTATAAAATGGAAGATAATCAACTACATTTATTATTCAACGAGAATAAAATAAAATCCAAATATAAAATAATTTTGGGTGATACTTTAAAGAACTTACAGAATATAGATTCAGGTAAGTTTGATCTGATCGTAACATCACCACCTTACAATGTCGGAAAAGAATATGAAGTTAAACAATCGATTGAAAAGTATTTGGAACAGCAGAAAAATGTCATCAAAGAATTAGTAAGAGTAACTTCCAATATTGGAAATATTTGTTGGCAGGTTGGAAATTATGTAGATAAAGGTGAAGTGTTTCCTTTAGATATTTTCTATTATCAGATTTTTAAAGAATTTGGATTGAAATTAAGAAATCGGATAGTCTGGCATTTTGGTCATGGATTACACGCATCTAAAAGGTTTTCCGGAAGATACGAGACAATATTGTGGTTTTCCAAATCGGATAAATATATTTTTAATCTCGATGATGTCCGAATTCCTTCAAAATATCCTGGGAAAAGACATTTCAAGGGACCTAAAAAAGGACAATTATCCGGAAATCCAAAAGGTAAAAATCCATCTGATACCTGGGAAATCGTTCTTCAAGATTGGGAAAAAGAATTCTGGGAAATTCCGAATGTGAAATGCAATCATCCTGAAAAAACAATTCATCCTTGCCAGTATCCAATCGAACTTGTGGAAAGGTGTGTTTTAGCCCTGACAAATCAAAATAGTTGGATTTTGGATCCTTATGCAGGAGTCGGTTCGACAATGATCGCTGCTCTGAAAAATAATAGAAATGTTGTTGGAATCGAAAAGGAAGAAAAATATGTCAAAATTGCAGAAAAGAAGATCATGAAATTGAAAGAAGGAACTTTAAAGATCAGACCCATAACAAAACAAATCTATAAACCGACAAATAGAGATAAAATTGCTCAAATACCAAAAGAATGGATTGGAGTGAACTAATGAAAATTGCCCAGAAATATTCGCATTTAAATGGTGAAGAATATTTAATTGTTCATCATAAAAAACTGTATTCTGAAATAAAAGAAATTATCAAAAACATCGATGCTGAAAAATTGAAAACTAAGATCAGCAAAGAACATACAATGAAAGGAAAAAGGTTATACAGTCCAAAAGATTTGAACATTATATTTAATGAAATGTTTTCTTCAAAAAAGTGGTTTGAAAGCAGATATAATTATTACATCACGCTAAATCGTGAGTTAATGGACAAAAGTCTTTTAATGAATTCAAAAGAACAAAAAGAATTTCTGATAAAAAATGGTGAAAAGAATCCGATTTTTTCATATAATCAAACTGACTTTGTTAAAGATAAGATTGCAGTTGAGGTTCAATTTGGTAAATATTCTTTTGTTGCTTATGATTTGTTTGTAAAGCATATGTTGTTTTATTCCGGTGGGATAATCAATTTGGGAATTGAAATATTACCTACAAAGAAAATGCAAAAAAATATGTCTTCAGGAATTGCATATTTTGAAGGTGAAGTTTATAATGTAATGAGACAAGGTAGGAATAATCCTCCTGTTCCATTACTCATTTTAGGAATCGAACCTTAATCATTTTTTATTATGATTAGAAATATCTCAATGCAGAGCAATGAGTTACAAGGCACAATCAGGACTGTGTCCGGCTTTTGACGGATTGATTGTGATACATTTCGCGATTTTCACGTATTTCGCGGGTAAAGGAACATAAATGGAACTAATAGATTTCATAAAAAAATCAGAAGAAATAGAAGATAAAATCTTTGAGATCAGGAGGTATCTTTGACCAAGTAAGAGTCAAAGAAAAAATCTCTATTTTAGAAAAGGAGATGAACAAGCCGAATTTCTGGAATGATCAGAAAAATGCCCAAAAGGTCACAAAAGAGATTAATTCCTTAAAACAGCAATTAGAGAAAGAAAAAAAAATAAAAGAAATTTCCGACGAATTGGAAACATATAGATTGCTTCTCGAAGAGGAATTCAGCGAATCTTTACTAAAAGAAGCAGCAGAACAATTAAGTGAATATTTACCAATTATCGAAAAAGCAGAAATCCAATTTTTATTGAATGGAAAAACTGATCAAAACAGTGCAATTTTAACTATTCATCCGGGAGCAGGAGGAACCGAATCGCAAGACTGGGCGGAAATGCTATTGCGGATGTATAAACGATGGGCAGAAAATTCTAACTACAAGATCGAGATCGTGGATTATATTCCGGGAGATGAAGCCGGATTGAAAAGCGTAACTATGGAAATTCTTGGAGATTATGTTTTTGGTTATTTGAAGTCAGAAATCGGGATTCATCGTCTGGTCAGGATTTCACCCTTTAATGCTCAAGGAAAACGGCAGACATCTTTTGCTTCCGTCTTCGTCTATCCCATAATTGAAGATGATATAGAAGTCGAGATCAATCCCAATGACCTGAAAATAGATACTTATAAATCCAGCGGAAAAGGTGGACAAAGTGTAAATACAACAGATTCTGCTGTTCGGATAACACACCTTCCTACAAATATCGTTGTACAATGTCAGAATGAGCGTTCCCAACTGCGAAATAAAGAAGTTGCCATGATTATTTTGAGATCGAAATTATATCAAAAGATCGAGGAAGAGCGGGAAAAAGAGCGACAAAAACTGGAGAATACAAAAACAGATATCGGTTGGGGAAACCAGATTCGTTCCTATGTTTTCCATCCTTACCAGATGGTGAAGGATCATCGCACAAATTTT from Candidatus Cloacimonadota bacterium carries:
- a CDS encoding site-specific DNA-methyltransferase — encoded protein: MEDNQLHLLFNENKIKSKYKIILGDTLKNLQNIDSGKFDLIVTSPPYNVGKEYEVKQSIEKYLEQQKNVIKELVRVTSNIGNICWQVGNYVDKGEVFPLDIFYYQIFKEFGLKLRNRIVWHFGHGLHASKRFSGRYETILWFSKSDKYIFNLDDVRIPSKYPGKRHFKGPKKGQLSGNPKGKNPSDTWEIVLQDWEKEFWEIPNVKCNHPEKTIHPCQYPIELVERCVLALTNQNSWILDPYAGVGSTMIAALKNNRNVVGIEKEEKYVKIAEKKIMKLKEGTLKIRPITKQIYKPTNRDKIAQIPKEWIGVN
- a CDS encoding restriction endonuclease, with product MKIAQKYSHLNGEEYLIVHHKKLYSEIKEIIKNIDAEKLKTKISKEHTMKGKRLYSPKDLNIIFNEMFSSKKWFESRYNYYITLNRELMDKSLLMNSKEQKEFLIKNGEKNPIFSYNQTDFVKDKIAVEVQFGKYSFVAYDLFVKHMLFYSGGIINLGIEILPTKKMQKNMSSGIAYFEGEVYNVMRQGRNNPPVPLLILGIEP
- a CDS encoding peptide chain release factor 2 (programmed frameshift), producing MELIDFIKKSEEIEDKIFEIRGIFDQVRVKEKISILEKEMNKPNFWNDQKNAQKVTKEINSLKQQLEKEKKIKEISDELETYRLLLEEEFSESLLKEAAEQLSEYLPIIEKAEIQFLLNGKTDQNSAILTIHPGAGGTESQDWAEMLLRMYKRWAENSNYKIEIVDYIPGDEAGLKSVTMEILGDYVFGYLKSEIGIHRLVRISPFNAQGKRQTSFASVFVYPIIEDDIEVEINPNDLKIDTYKSSGKGGQSVNTTDSAVRITHLPTNIVVQCQNERSQLRNKEVAMIILRSKLYQKIEEEREKERQKLENTKTDIGWGNQIRSYVFHPYQMVKDHRTNFETGNVSAVMDGELDGFMNAFLKFKVN